A single region of the Solwaraspora sp. WMMD791 genome encodes:
- the fdhD gene encoding formate dehydrogenase accessory sulfurtransferase FdhD, with translation MGRASERRTVLRIEVGNDSGAAGTDGSTRQVRRMDTVAGEEPLEIRVGPAGPARRRPLAVTMRTPGNDIDLAIGFLLTEGLIGAADDVVTAQLCAGTDTPNTYNVVDVTLAGHVPPPETDPARNFYTTSSCGVCGKASIDAVRTRSRFDVAADRFDLDPWLLAALPDRLRAAQQGFDRTGGLHAAGLFTTDGQVRVVREDVGRHNAVDKVVGWAAREGLLPLRGHLLLVSGRASFELTQKAWMAGIPVLAAISAPSSLAVALAEEAGMTLVGFLRDATMNVYAGADRLAQPLG, from the coding sequence ATGGGCAGGGCGAGTGAACGCCGCACGGTGCTGCGGATCGAGGTCGGCAACGACAGTGGCGCCGCCGGCACGGACGGATCGACGCGGCAGGTACGCCGGATGGACACCGTCGCCGGGGAGGAGCCGCTGGAGATCCGGGTCGGGCCGGCCGGACCGGCCCGGCGGCGTCCGCTGGCGGTCACCATGCGTACGCCGGGCAACGACATCGACCTGGCGATCGGTTTCCTGCTCACCGAAGGGCTGATCGGGGCGGCCGACGACGTGGTGACCGCCCAACTGTGCGCCGGCACCGACACGCCGAACACGTACAACGTCGTCGATGTGACCCTCGCCGGGCACGTGCCGCCGCCGGAGACGGACCCGGCCCGCAACTTCTACACGACCAGTTCGTGCGGGGTGTGCGGCAAGGCGAGCATCGACGCGGTGCGCACCCGGTCCCGGTTCGACGTCGCCGCCGACCGGTTCGACCTGGATCCGTGGCTGCTGGCAGCGCTGCCGGACCGGCTGCGCGCCGCCCAGCAGGGCTTCGACCGCACCGGCGGGCTGCACGCCGCCGGTCTGTTCACCACCGACGGGCAGGTACGCGTGGTCCGCGAGGACGTCGGCCGGCACAACGCCGTCGACAAGGTGGTCGGCTGGGCCGCCCGGGAGGGGCTGCTGCCGCTGCGGGGTCATCTGCTGCTGGTCTCCGGCCGGGCCAGTTTCGAGCTCACCCAGAAGGCGTGGATGGCCGGCATTCCGGTGCTGGCCGCGATCTCCGCGCCGAGCAGTCTGGCGGTCGCCCTCGCCGAGGAGGCGGGGATGACCCTGGTCGGGTTCCTCCGCGACGCGACGATGAACGTCTACGCAGGCGCGGACCGGTTGGCGCAGCCCCTGGGTTGA
- a CDS encoding DUF4192 domain-containing protein — protein sequence MTPIDPASAALTVREPADLIAAVPYLIGFHPTDSMVVVGMRDATVVFAARADLPDDTASAELRAAATAQLTTIVDRQQVDAAVLLGYGPPEAVAPALAATTAALRNQEIMLLDALRVTDDRYWSAFCDDPTCCPPEGHPIDTRFSPLAVAATVAGQVALPDRAALRRQVEPVTGAARSAMRAATERARARRRALLDESPPGDLLGARTLRRAGEKTVRLLLDRQRRGSAPTDDDVAWLSLALTDLEIRDYAWERVTEEPWQVTFWQDVACRAEPDLAAGPASLLAFAAWRIGNGALARVALDRALDVEPQYSMARLMDDVLVRGIPPAALGPWPKPDRKGRPGRSGTRPRRRPDGEQRDRARPAGRRRP from the coding sequence ATGACACCCATCGATCCCGCCAGCGCCGCACTGACCGTCCGCGAGCCCGCCGACCTGATCGCGGCCGTGCCATACCTGATCGGCTTCCATCCCACCGACAGCATGGTGGTGGTCGGGATGCGCGACGCCACCGTCGTCTTCGCCGCCCGTGCCGACCTGCCCGACGACACCGCCAGCGCCGAGCTGCGCGCCGCGGCCACCGCCCAGCTGACGACGATCGTCGACCGACAGCAGGTGGACGCCGCCGTGCTGCTCGGCTACGGCCCGCCCGAGGCCGTCGCACCCGCCCTGGCCGCCACCACGGCGGCCCTGCGCAACCAGGAGATCATGCTGCTCGACGCGCTGCGGGTCACCGACGACCGCTACTGGTCCGCCTTCTGCGACGACCCGACCTGCTGCCCACCGGAGGGCCACCCCATCGACACCCGGTTCAGCCCGCTCGCCGTGGCCGCCACCGTCGCCGGTCAGGTCGCCCTGCCCGACCGGGCCGCCCTGCGCCGCCAGGTCGAGCCGGTCACCGGGGCCGCCCGCTCGGCGATGCGGGCCGCCACCGAACGGGCCCGCGCCCGACGCCGCGCACTGCTCGACGAATCCCCGCCCGGTGACCTGCTCGGCGCCCGCACCCTGCGCCGGGCCGGCGAGAAGACCGTACGGCTGCTGCTGGACCGGCAGCGACGCGGCAGCGCCCCGACCGACGACGACGTCGCCTGGCTCAGCCTGGCTTTGACCGACCTGGAGATCCGCGACTACGCCTGGGAGCGGGTGACCGAGGAGCCCTGGCAGGTCACCTTCTGGCAGGACGTCGCCTGCCGCGCCGAGCCGGACCTGGCCGCCGGGCCGGCCAGTCTGCTCGCGTTCGCCGCCTGGCGGATCGGCAACGGTGCCCTCGCCCGGGTCGCCCTCGACCGGGCCCTCGACGTCGAGCCGCAGTACTCGATGGCCCGGCTGATGGACGACGTCCTGGTCCGGGGCATCCCGCCGGCGGCGCTCGGCCCGTGGCCCAAGCCGGACCGCAAGGGCCGTCCGGGCCGCTCCGGCACCCGCCCGCGCCGCCGACCCGACGGCGAGCAGCGCGACCGCGCCCGCCCCGCCGGTCGCCGCCGCCCGTGA
- a CDS encoding fructosamine kinase family protein, which translates to MDLAYLRAHPEHLPTFLTHQRIRETPVAGGSICAASRLTLDDGNSVFAKTWPETAAAPVPEGFFAAEAAGLRWLGAAGGAPVPEVIVALPELLALEWVEPGEPDAAAAERFGRELAVTHRAGAAFFGADWPGVIGALPQDNTPTTDQPWPEWFAQRRLAPYLRMSADGGALTAAEVALVEQLIDRIDEYGGDEPPARVHGDLWPGNLLWGADGRVRLVDPAAHGGHRETDLAQLALFGGAPHLDRILDGYQQQWPLADGWAARVPLHQLQLLLVHTALFGAAYRSAVADAARAALRG; encoded by the coding sequence ATGGATCTGGCGTACCTGCGGGCCCACCCGGAGCACCTGCCGACCTTCCTGACGCATCAGCGCATCCGGGAGACCCCGGTGGCCGGTGGCAGCATCTGCGCGGCGAGCCGGCTCACCCTTGACGACGGCAACTCGGTGTTCGCGAAGACCTGGCCGGAGACCGCCGCCGCGCCGGTGCCCGAGGGTTTCTTCGCCGCCGAGGCCGCCGGGCTGCGCTGGCTGGGTGCGGCCGGCGGTGCCCCGGTGCCCGAGGTGATCGTGGCGCTGCCGGAGCTGCTGGCCCTGGAGTGGGTCGAGCCGGGCGAGCCGGACGCCGCCGCCGCCGAACGGTTCGGCCGGGAACTCGCCGTCACCCACCGGGCCGGTGCGGCGTTCTTCGGTGCCGACTGGCCGGGTGTGATCGGCGCGTTACCGCAGGACAACACCCCGACGACCGACCAGCCGTGGCCGGAGTGGTTCGCGCAGCGCCGGCTGGCACCGTACCTGCGGATGTCGGCCGACGGCGGCGCGCTCACCGCCGCCGAGGTCGCCCTGGTCGAGCAGTTGATCGACCGGATCGACGAGTACGGCGGCGACGAGCCGCCAGCCCGGGTGCACGGTGACCTGTGGCCGGGCAACCTGCTGTGGGGGGCGGACGGGCGGGTCCGGCTGGTCGACCCGGCGGCGCACGGCGGTCATCGCGAGACCGACCTGGCGCAGTTGGCCCTCTTCGGTGGCGCCCCGCACCTGGACCGGATCCTGGACGGCTACCAGCAGCAGTGGCCGCTGGCCGACGGCTGGGCCGCCCGGGTGCCGTTGCACCAACTGCAGCTGCTGCTGGTGCACACCGCGCTGTTCGGGGCGGCGTACCGCTCGGCGGTGGCCGACGCGGCCCGCGCCGCGCTGCGTGGCTGA